A region of the Candidatus Binatia bacterium genome:
GAAGATGCGAATCACTGGCCAGGATTATTTATCCCATCCGGAATCATATCTTATAGAGCGAGCCTCACTGGTTCCTCAGGGGCAAGCCTTCCAGCCGCAGGCAATAGATCGTGCCTTGAGATTTCCGTCGAGTTGTTTGCGCTGCAGCAAGCAACCGATATACCCAAGTTCCGGTCTACCAAGCACCCCACAAGTCGTTGGACTACGCGTCCCTGTGACTGCGGCTTTCATTCTCGCCCCCTGCGGAACCGTGTCCGCGTGGAGGCACGAGGCCCGAGAGTGCGAGCCCGAAGGGCAGAGGGCACAGGGACGCGAAGCGACACGGCAGGCCCTGACGAGGGGAGTAAGTAGCACTGGGGCGGCAGGAGGGGTTGGCCCTCGAGCCACAGAAACTATTGACCTCGCCCGGAGCGGCTTGCGCTTGAGGGCTGAAGGCGTCCGGACTTTTTTCACCGCATGATCCGTCTGATCGACGTTCACAAGACATTCAAGCAAGGCGCGAGCGAGGTTACGGCCCTGGCCGGAGTGACGCTGGAAATCACCAAAGGCGAGTTTGTGGCGGTCATGGGGCCGAGCGGGTCGGGGAAAAGCACGCTGCTTCATTTGATCGGCGGACTGGACCGGCCGACGCGCGGCGATATCGCGATCGGCGGCAAAGTGATCTCGCAGATGGGCGACGACGAGGTGACGCTCTTCAGACGCGAAAAGATCGGCTTCGTCTTTCAGTTTTTCAACCTGCTGCCGACGCTCACGGCGATCGAGAACGCGGCGCTGCCGGCGATTCTAGACGGCAGAACGGAGACCGAGGCGCGCGCCAAGTCGGCAGCTCTCCTCGAG
Encoded here:
- a CDS encoding ABC transporter ATP-binding protein codes for the protein MIRLIDVHKTFKQGASEVTALAGVTLEITKGEFVAVMGPSGSGKSTLLHLIGGLDRPTRGDIAIGGKVISQMGDDEVTLFRREKIGFVFQFFNLLPTLTAIENAALPAILDGRTETEARAKSAALLERVGLSGRANHLPEELSGGEIQRLAIARALVFSPPILLADEPTGNLDSKTGGAILQLMRDINRQEASTVVMVTHDRSAAAFGDRVIHLKDGVLEEEKG